The region CGGCCGTTTGCCTGCCTCAGGGAAACAAGTTGATCCGGCAGAAACATTCGGCGCGCTGCGCGAATGGAAGAATACCTACAAATAGACCGTGAATAGGTCCTTTTTCGGACAAATACCAAACGAATCAAGGGCTTAAGCTTTGTAACATAAGTGAATTTTTACTTGACGAGTGAAAAGGGGCTTACGTACACTCCGTCTAGTCTCCAAATCCACCGGCTTGCAAGCCGTTTTTAGATAAACGGGCGATTTTGTTGTTTTTTAATGACAGAACCGCCGGACGCATCATTGCTTTCGTTCGGACACATACTTCCTGGAAGGAGGTGGCGTGCATCCGAGACGACCGGTGAATTTACAATGCGAAGTTAAACGCTTCTTCAGCCTCAGGCACAGGATCACGTACCCATGCAGCTAACATTCCGGAAACTGGCGATCGCAACGCTTTTCTCTCTCGGTACCCCCCTCCTGGCCCACGCCAACGACATCTCGATCTACCCCGCAGCTTTCAACGCCATCAATCCGAACGATCCTTCGTCCGCGCTGCCGGGCATGGAAGACATCGATATCTGGGCGCGCATCCGCAAGGGCTTCGGCATTCCCAATCTGGAAAACCCGCTGGTCGACAACCAGACCCAGTGGTATAGCTCGCGCCCTGACTATATCCAGCGTACCACCGTGCGTGCATCGCGCTATCTGTTCCACGTCGTGCAGGAACTCGAAAAGCGCGGCATGCCGACCGAACTGGCGCTGCTGCCGTTCATCGAATCCGCCTTCAACCCGCAAGCGCTGTCGACCGCCAAAGCGGCCGGCATGTGGCAGTTCATTCCCTCGACCGGGCGCGACTACAACCTGAAGCAAAACCTGTTCACCGACGAGCGCCGCGACGTGCTGGCCTCGACCGATGCAGCGCTGACCTACCTCCAGAAACTCTATGGCATGTTCGGCGACTGGCAACTGGCGCTGGCCGCGTACAACTGGGGTGAAGGCTCGGTGCAGCGCGCCGTCAACCGCAACCTGGCCGCCGGCCTGCCGATCGATTTCAACACGCTGTCGGCGCAAATGCCCAACGAGACGCGCAACTACGTGCCGAAGCTGCAAGCCGTCAAGAACATCATCGCCATGCCGGGCGACTTCGGCATCGACCTGCCCAAGGTCGACAACCAGCCCTACTTCGTCACCATCGGCAAGACCCGCAACATCGACGTGAAGGTGGCTGCGCAACTGGCCGAATTGTCGCTCGACGAGTTCAAGGCGCTCAACCCGCAGTTCAACCGCCCGGTCATCATCGGCGGCGACGACACCAAGATCCTGCTGCCGGAAAGCAACGCCGAGAAGTTCAAGACCAACATGTCCAAGTTCACGCAGGCGCTGAGCTCGTGGACCGCCCATACCGTGTCGAGTGCGCGTGAGCGCATCGAAACCATCGCCAGCCGCTTCGGCACCACGCCGGACGTGATTCGCAGCGTCAACCAGATCCCGCCGAAGATGGTCCTGAAAGCCGGCTCCATGATTCTGGTGCCGAAGACCGAAACCTCGATGGAAGCCGACATCACGCCTGAAATGGCCGACAGCGCCCGCCTCGCCGTGGCGCCGGACGTGCCCGACTTCAAGCGTATCTACGTGAAGGCCGGGAAGCGCGATACGCTGGCCTCGATCGCCAGCCGCTACCGCGTCAGCGTGGTCCAGATCAAGCAATGGAACAGCCTGCACCGCGACACGCTGGCCAACGGCCAAAGCCTGCAGCTGCAAGTGCCTTACCAGACGCCTGCCGCCGCGCCGATACGCGTACGCCAGGTCATCCATGCCCCGGCCAAGCCTATCCGCAAGGCGCCCGCCGTGGTGGCCAAGAACACCCGCGCCGCGCCGGCGCCGGCGCGCAAAGGCGCCGCGCAGATCACGCTGGCGTCGGAAAGCGGCAACCGCCGCCGCTGATATCGGCAGAGCAGGTTCAGCGACGACGGAAAGGCCGGGACGCGTTCCCGGCCTTTTTTATTTCGGCGGATTTTTCCCGCACTGCAAAACGACAGGCTTCATAGCGCTTTTGCCGGGCGCATCCCCATCAATTCGCTATTTTCTTCTCGGAATATGTCGACAATACGGTGCATCGCCTGCCGCGCCGCCGCATAAGTCATCGCTCCGCGCGCCTTCATTTTCCGGAAATCCGGTGCTATGATTCAGTCGCGCAAACGTTTGCGCGCAAATGCAGAACACCCCAATAACAGCATGCCGATCCACACGAATTGCTGCTCACATCGAATATCTGGAATCTGGAGACATCATGAATAAACGTATCCGCCTCAAGCTGATTGCCGCCGCCGTCCTCGTTTGCGCCCTGCCGGCCCTGCCCGTGCTGGCGCAGGCCCAAACTGCCGCCAAGCCCAAGGTCGCGCTGGTGATGAAGTCGCTGGCCAATGAATTCTTCCTGACCATGGAAAACGGCGCCAAGGAGCACCAGAAGGCGCATGCCGCGCAATACGACCTGATCGCCAACGGCATCAAGGACGAGCAGGACACCGCCAACCAGATCAAGATCGTCGAACAGATGATCGTCTCCAAGGTCAGCGGCCTGGTGATCGCACCGGCTGATTCCAAGGCGCTGGTGCCGGTGATCAAGAAGGCCATCGACGCCGGCATCATCGTGGTCAACATCGACAACAAGTTCGACGACGCCGCGCTGAAGGAAAAGGGCATCACGGTGCCGTTCGTCGGCCCGGACAACCGCAAGGGCGCCAAGCTGGTCGGCGACTTCCTGGCCAAGCAGATCAAGAGCGGCGACAAGGTCGCGATCATCGAAGGCGTCTCGACCACCTTCAATGCACAGCAACGCACGCTGGGCTTCCAGGACGCCATGGGTGCAGCCGGCGCCAAGGTGGTGTCGGTACAATCGGGCCAATGGGAAATCGATCCGGGCAACAAGGTCGCCGCTTCGATGCTGAACGCCAATCCTGACATCAAGGCGATCCTGGCCGGCAACGACAACATGGCGCTGGGTGCGGTGGCCGCAGTCAAGGCTGCCGGCAAGACCGGCAAGGTGCTGGTGGTCGGCTACGACAACATCAACGCCATCAAGCCGATGCTCAAGGACGGCCGCGTACTGGCGACCGCCGATCAGTTCGCTTCGCAGCAAGCCGTGTTCGGCATCGAAACGGTCCTGAAAGCACTGGCCGAGAAAAAGCCGCAAAGCAGCCTGAGCGGCGCGGTTGAAACCAAGGTCCAGCTGGTGACCAAGGACAGCAAGTAAGCCATAGAGAAATACCGGGCGGGACGCGCGTGCAGCGTGTGCGTTCTGCCCACACCGGCCCACACCGCAATCAAGCAACACCGAATTCCTGAACCACACCTTTACGGTGGAGACTGCATGTCCAATCCATCATCCCCGGCTTTGCTGTCGCTCAGCGGCATCGGCAAGACCTACATCGAACCGGTGCTCGCCGAGGTCTCGCTGGAAATCCGTCCGGGCCAGATCCTCGCGCTGACCGGCGAAAACGGCGCCGGCAAAAGCACGCTGTCGAAAATCGTCTGCGGCCTGGTGCAATCCACCACCGGCGCCATGCGGCTCGACGGCCAGCCGTACCAGCCACGCTCGCGCACCGAGGCCGAACAGCTCGGCATCCGCATGGTGATGCAGGAACTGAATCTGATCCCAACGCTGAGCATCGCCGAAAACCTGTTCCTGAACCAGTTGCCGCAACGCTTCGGCTGGATCGACAAGCCGAAACTGGCCGCACTGGCGCAAGCGCAAATGGCAGCGGTCGGCCTGACCGACATCGATCCGTGGACGCCGGTCGGCGAACTCGGCGTCGGCCATCAGCAAATGGTGGAGATCGCGCGCAACCTGATCGGCAGCTGCCGCCTGCTGGTGCTGGACGAACCCACCGCGATGCTGACCAGCCGCGAAGTGGAATTGCTGTTCGCGCAGATCGCGCGGCTGCAATCGGAAGGCGTGGCGATCATCTACATCTCGCACCGCCTGGAAGAATTGAAACAGGTCGCCGACCGCATCGCCGTGCTGCGCGACGGCAAACTGGTCTGCGACGACATGATCGACGGCTACAGCAGCGACGCACTGGTGCAACTGATGGTCGGCCGCGCCGCCGAAGCCGAACTTGATCTCGGCCATCGCGAGATCGGCGCACCGCTGCTGCGCGTGCGCAATCTGGGCCGCGGCAACGCCGTGGCGCCGGCTTCGTTCGACTTGCGCGCCGGAGAAATCCTCGGCATCGCCGGCCTGATCGGCTCGGGGCGCACCGAACTGCTGCGCCTGGTCTTCGGCGCCGACCGCGCCGATCAGGGCGAAGTCTTCATCGGCGACCAGGCTGAAGCGGCCGATATCCGCTCGCCGAAACAGGCGATCGCCGCCGGCATCGCCATGATCACCGAAGACCGCAAGAGCCAGGGCCTGCTGCTGCCGCAGTCGATCGCCGTCAACACCACGCTGGCAAAACTCGGCGATGTCAGCAAGATGGGACTTCTTGACGGCGACGCCGAAGCGACCGTCGCCGGCGACTACATCAAGCGCCTGCGCATCCGCTCGCGCGACGGCTCGCAAGCAGCCGGTGAACTGTCCGGCGGCAACCAGCAGAAAGTCGTCATCGCACGCTGGCTCTACCGCGATTGCCCGATCATGCTGTTCGACGAACCGACGCGCGGCATCGACATCGGCGCCAAATTCGACATCTACAAACTGATGGCCGATCTGTCGCGCCAGGGCAAGGGCCTGCTGATCGTCTCCAGCGACCTGCGCGAACTGATGCTGATCTGCGACCGCATTGCAGTGATGAGCGCAGGCAAACTGGTCGATACCTTCGAACGCGGCCAATGGAGCCAGGAAGCGATTCTCGCCGCGGCGTTCAGCGGCTACATGAATTCGCCGTCCGCTACCGCGGAACAAACCGCCTGACCATGACGACACCAACACACACGCACAATAAGCCGAGATCATGACCCATCCCAACCGCACCTTTTCCGTCTACGGCCTGTCCGCTGTCAAGAACTACCTCGGCCTGATCGGCGCCCTGCTCGCCATGTGCGTGCTGTTCTCCTTCCTGAGCGAGAACTTCCTCACGCTGGGCACGTTCAGCACGCTCTCCAACGACATCCCGACGCTGGTCGTGATGGCGGTCGGCATGACCTTCGTCCTGATCGTCGGCGGCATCGATCTGTCGGTCGGATCGGTGATGGCGCTGGCCGCATCGATCCTGTCGATGGCGATGGTGCGCTGGGGCTGGCCGCTGTTTGCCGCCGGCCTGCTCGGCATCCTCGTCGCCAGTTTGTGCGGCATGCTGACCGGCCTGATCTCGGTCGGCTGGCGCATTCCCTCCTTCATCGTTTCGCTGGGCGTGCTGGAAATGGCGCGCGGCATGGCCTACCAGGTCACCAATTCCCGCACCGAATACATCGGCAGCGCGGTCGACGGCATCAGCTCGCCGATTTTCCTCGGCCTGTCGCCGGCCTTCATCGCGTCGATTGCAGTCGTCGTCATCGGCCACCTGGTGCTGACGCGCACGGTGCTCGGACGCCACTGGATCGGCATCGGCACCAACGAAGAAGCGGTGCGCCTGGCCGGTATCGATCCGCGTCCGAGCAAGATCCTGGTGTTCGCACTGATGGGCTTGCTGGCCGGCGTCGGTGCACTGTTCCAGGTGTCGCGCCTGGAAGCGGCCGATCCCAACGGCGGCGTCGGCATGGAGCTGCAGGTGATCGCGGCGGTCGTGATCGGCGGCACCAGCCTGATGGGCGGACGCGGCTCGGTCATCAGCACCTTCATCGGCGTGCTGATCATCTCGGTACTGGAAGCCGGGCTGGCGCAGATCGGCGTGTCCGAACCGATGAAGCGCATCATCACCGGCCTGGTGATCGTCGCTGCCGTCGTGCTCGACACCTATCGCCGCCGCGGCGAACGCAACACGCATTGACACGCATTGACACGCATTGACACGCATTGACATGCATTGATACCCGCCAGGCCGTACCGGACAACATACATTCAGCGACAAGAAAAACATGGCAACCATCAAGGACGTAGCGCGCCACGCAGGTGTTTCGTACACCACCGTGTCGCACGTGCTGAACAAGACCCGCCCGGTCAGCGCCGAGGCGCGCGACCGCGTGCTGGTGGCAGTCGAGGCGCTGGCCTACGTACCCAGCGCATTGGCGCGCTCGCTGCGCAGCAACGCCACCGGCAGTATCGGCCTGATCATCCCGAACAACACCAATCCGTATTTTTCGGAAGTGGCGCGCGGGATTGAAGACAGCTGCTACCAGGCCGGCTACAGCGTGATCCTGTGCAACTCCGACGACGATCCCGACAAGCAGCGCGACTATCTCAACGTGCTGCTGACCAAGCGCTGCGACGGCCTGATCGTGGCGACGCTGGCGCAGACCGACGGCGAACTGCTGCGCAAGATGAAAGTGCCGACCGTGTTGCTCGACCGCGCGCCGAAAGACATGGCGATCGACCTGGTGGCGGTCGACAACGCCGCCGGCGGCGCGCTGGCAGCGGAGCATTTGCTGGCGCTGGGACGCCGTCGCATCGCCTGCATCGGCGGTCCCGAAAGCCTGGACATTTCCTCGGAACGCATCGCCGGTTTGCGCCGCAAACTGCAAACCGCCGGCATCGCCATCGCGCCGGATCAGCTGGCTTACGCAGACTTCACCAGCGCCGGCGGTTATGCCGCAGCGCGTGCGCTGCTCTCCGGCGCGCAAGCGCCAGACGCCATTTTCTGCTGCAATGACCTGATGGCGATCGGCGCGCTGCGTGCCGCCGCCGAGCGCGGCAT is a window of Herbaspirillum hiltneri N3 DNA encoding:
- a CDS encoding transglycosylase SLT domain-containing protein: MQLTFRKLAIATLFSLGTPLLAHANDISIYPAAFNAINPNDPSSALPGMEDIDIWARIRKGFGIPNLENPLVDNQTQWYSSRPDYIQRTTVRASRYLFHVVQELEKRGMPTELALLPFIESAFNPQALSTAKAAGMWQFIPSTGRDYNLKQNLFTDERRDVLASTDAALTYLQKLYGMFGDWQLALAAYNWGEGSVQRAVNRNLAAGLPIDFNTLSAQMPNETRNYVPKLQAVKNIIAMPGDFGIDLPKVDNQPYFVTIGKTRNIDVKVAAQLAELSLDEFKALNPQFNRPVIIGGDDTKILLPESNAEKFKTNMSKFTQALSSWTAHTVSSARERIETIASRFGTTPDVIRSVNQIPPKMVLKAGSMILVPKTETSMEADITPEMADSARLAVAPDVPDFKRIYVKAGKRDTLASIASRYRVSVVQIKQWNSLHRDTLANGQSLQLQVPYQTPAAAPIRVRQVIHAPAKPIRKAPAVVAKNTRAAPAPARKGAAQITLASESGNRRR
- a CDS encoding sugar ABC transporter substrate-binding protein; protein product: MNKRIRLKLIAAAVLVCALPALPVLAQAQTAAKPKVALVMKSLANEFFLTMENGAKEHQKAHAAQYDLIANGIKDEQDTANQIKIVEQMIVSKVSGLVIAPADSKALVPVIKKAIDAGIIVVNIDNKFDDAALKEKGITVPFVGPDNRKGAKLVGDFLAKQIKSGDKVAIIEGVSTTFNAQQRTLGFQDAMGAAGAKVVSVQSGQWEIDPGNKVAASMLNANPDIKAILAGNDNMALGAVAAVKAAGKTGKVLVVGYDNINAIKPMLKDGRVLATADQFASQQAVFGIETVLKALAEKKPQSSLSGAVETKVQLVTKDSK
- a CDS encoding sugar ABC transporter ATP-binding protein → MSNPSSPALLSLSGIGKTYIEPVLAEVSLEIRPGQILALTGENGAGKSTLSKIVCGLVQSTTGAMRLDGQPYQPRSRTEAEQLGIRMVMQELNLIPTLSIAENLFLNQLPQRFGWIDKPKLAALAQAQMAAVGLTDIDPWTPVGELGVGHQQMVEIARNLIGSCRLLVLDEPTAMLTSREVELLFAQIARLQSEGVAIIYISHRLEELKQVADRIAVLRDGKLVCDDMIDGYSSDALVQLMVGRAAEAELDLGHREIGAPLLRVRNLGRGNAVAPASFDLRAGEILGIAGLIGSGRTELLRLVFGADRADQGEVFIGDQAEAADIRSPKQAIAAGIAMITEDRKSQGLLLPQSIAVNTTLAKLGDVSKMGLLDGDAEATVAGDYIKRLRIRSRDGSQAAGELSGGNQQKVVIARWLYRDCPIMLFDEPTRGIDIGAKFDIYKLMADLSRQGKGLLIVSSDLRELMLICDRIAVMSAGKLVDTFERGQWSQEAILAAAFSGYMNSPSATAEQTA
- a CDS encoding ABC transporter permease, with translation MTHPNRTFSVYGLSAVKNYLGLIGALLAMCVLFSFLSENFLTLGTFSTLSNDIPTLVVMAVGMTFVLIVGGIDLSVGSVMALAASILSMAMVRWGWPLFAAGLLGILVASLCGMLTGLISVGWRIPSFIVSLGVLEMARGMAYQVTNSRTEYIGSAVDGISSPIFLGLSPAFIASIAVVVIGHLVLTRTVLGRHWIGIGTNEEAVRLAGIDPRPSKILVFALMGLLAGVGALFQVSRLEAADPNGGVGMELQVIAAVVIGGTSLMGGRGSVISTFIGVLIISVLEAGLAQIGVSEPMKRIITGLVIVAAVVLDTYRRRGERNTH
- a CDS encoding LacI family DNA-binding transcriptional regulator; its protein translation is MATIKDVARHAGVSYTTVSHVLNKTRPVSAEARDRVLVAVEALAYVPSALARSLRSNATGSIGLIIPNNTNPYFSEVARGIEDSCYQAGYSVILCNSDDDPDKQRDYLNVLLTKRCDGLIVATLAQTDGELLRKMKVPTVLLDRAPKDMAIDLVAVDNAAGGALAAEHLLALGRRRIACIGGPESLDISSERIAGLRRKLQTAGIAIAPDQLAYADFTSAGGYAAARALLSGAQAPDAIFCCNDLMAIGALRAAAERGIDVPDALSVIGFDDIDLASFVHPPLTSVSQNTRTLGQLTAQCLLERIADPTRPVQRQTITPQLHVRGSTVRSAT